The Helianthus annuus cultivar XRQ/B chromosome 16, HanXRQr2.0-SUNRISE, whole genome shotgun sequence genome includes a window with the following:
- the LOC110918099 gene encoding eukaryotic translation initiation factor 5A codes for MSDEEHHFESKADAGASKTYPQQAGTVRKGGHIVIKNRACKVVEVSTSKTGKHGHAKCHFVAIDIFNGKKLEDIVPSSHNCDVPHVSRTDYQLIDISEDGFVSLLTENGNTKDDLKLPTDDTLLTQIKDGFAEGKDLVVSVMSAMGEEQICALKDIGPK; via the exons ATGTCAGATGAAGAGCATCATTTCGAATCAAAGGCCGATGCCGGAGCTTCCAAAACCTACCCGCAACAAGCCGGTACTGTCCGCAAAGGCGGTCACATTGTTATTAAAAACAGAGCCTGCAAG GTTGTAGAAGTTTCCACCTCTAAGACTGGCAAGCACGGTCATGCCAAGTGTCACTTTGTCGCAATCGACATCTTCAATGGAAAAAAGCTTGAAGATATCGTCCCATCTTCCCATAACTGTGAT GTCCCTCATGTTAGCCGCACTGACTACCAGCTCATTGATATTTCCGAAGATGGATTT GTGAGTTTGCTGACCGAAAACGGTAACACCAAGGATGACCTGAAACTGCCGACCGATGATACTCTCCTCACACAg ATAAAAGATGGATTTGCAGAGGGGAAAGATTTGGTTGTGAGTGTGATGTCAGCCATGGGAGAGGAGCAGATCTGTGCTCTCAAGGACATTGGCCCTAAATAA